One region of Salvelinus sp. IW2-2015 linkage group LG6.1, ASM291031v2, whole genome shotgun sequence genomic DNA includes:
- the cldn12 gene encoding claudin-12 yields the protein MSCRDIHATNAFSFIIAFICVGGIAVAALIPQWRVTRLVTFNKNAKNISVYDGLWAKCVKQDGYSGCYYYDSEWYSKVDQLDLRLLQFCLPTGLLFGSLALVLCMAGMSKTCCCSDKAETDIKSTRCLVNSAGCHLVAGMFLFLGGAIALAPSVWFLFRTKEMNIKYDRIFSDGFAVYVAIGCSGGLMLAALLMFMWYCMCKKLPSPFWLPLPTLPNSLSTQPLTANGYPPSPVYGPPQTFPPQGYVPTVMDAQPYAPSQGYPQSXAPLAQQVYMSQMSAPDGYGSEVGQNQAYSYAPSQSYAPSQVGYAPSYVGHRYSTRSRMSGIEIDIPVLTQGL from the exons ATGTCGTGYCGGGACATCCACGCCACCAATGCCTTCTCCTTCATCATCGCCTTCATCTGCGTGGGCGGCATCGCTGTGGCGGCGCTGATCCCACAGTGGCGAGTGACACGACTTGTCACCTTCAACAAAAACGCCAAGAACATCAGCGTCTATGACGGCCTGTGGGCCAAGTGTGTGAAACAAGATGGCTACTCTGGCTGCTACTACTACGACTCAGAG TGGTATTCTAAAGTGGACCAGTTGGACCTGAGACTGCTCCAGTTCTGCCTGCCGACTGGGCTACTGTTTGGCTCCCTGGCCCTGGTGCTGTGTATGGCAGGCATGTCTAAGACCTGCTGCTGCTCTGATAAGGCTGAGACAGACATCAAGAGTACCCGCTGTCTGGTCAACAGCGCAGGCTGCCACCTAGTGGCCGGGATGTTCCTGTTCCTGGGCGGTGCTATCGCCCTGGCGCCCTCCGTGTGGTTCCTGTTCCGGACCAAAGAGATGAACATCAAGTACGACCGCATCTTCTCAGACGGGTTCGCGGTCTACGTGGCCATCGGCTGTTCCGGTGGCCTCATGCTCGCCGCCCTGCTGATGTTCATGTGGTACTGCATGTGTAAGAAGCTACCCTCTCCCTTCTGGCTGCCTCTACCCACACTCCCTAACTCCCTCTCCACCCAGCCCCTCACAGCCAACGGgtaccccccctcccccgtcTACGGACCCCCTCAGACCTTCCCTCCACAGGGGTAYGTCCCCACTGTGATGGATGCCCAGCCCTACGCTCCCTCCCAGGGCTACCCTCAGAGCRTAGCCCCACTGGCCCAGCAGGTCTATATGTCCCAGATGTCAGCCCCAGATGGGTATGGGTCAGAGGTGGGGCAGAACCAGGCTTACAGCTATGCCCCGTCCCAGAGTTATGCCCCCTCTCAGGTGGGCTACGCCCCCAGCTACGTAGGCCACCGCTACTCCACACGCTCACGCATGTCTGGCATAGAGATAGACATCCCTGTTCTAACACAAGGCCTCTGA
- the LOC111964806 gene encoding disintegrin and metalloproteinase domain-containing protein 22-like: MCSRDFVIKIVHRLSVGQTNNYAKSVVNMADMIFKEQLNTRIVLVAMETWAADNRFNIDDDPMVTLREFMKYRRDFIKEKCDSVHLFSGNRFHSSWGGASYMGGVCSLTKRGGVNEMKMAITLAQSLGQNIGIFSDKKRCSTGECKCDDRWSGCIMDDVG, from the exons ATGTGTTCCAGAGATTTCG TTATAAAAATAGTACACCGTCTCTCTGTTGGTCAGACGAATAACTACGCTAAGTCTGTGGTCAATATGGCTGATATG ATCTTCAAGGAGCAGCTCAACACCCGCATCGTGCTGGTTGCCATGGAGACGTGGGCGGCTGACAACCGGTTCAACATCGACGACGACCCCATGGTGACCTTGAGGGAGTTCATGAAGTACAGACGAGACTTCATCAAGGAGAAGTGTGACTCCGTGCATCTTTTCTC ggg GAACCGGTTCCATAGCAGCTGGGGAGGAGCTTCCTATATGGGAGGAGTCTGTTCTCTAACTAAAAGGGGAGGAGTCAACGAG ATGAAGATGGCCATAACCCTGGCCCAGTCTCTGGGACAAAACATTGGCATCTTTTCTGACAAGAAGAG gtgttccaCAGGCGAGTGCAAGTGTGATGACCGTTGGTCTGGCTGCATCATGGATGATGTTGGGTAA